From the Solibacillus sp. FSL R5-0449 genome, one window contains:
- a CDS encoding DUF456 domain-containing protein translates to MDIIAWILIIALFIIAFIGLVYPIIPSVLFLLGGFIVYGLFYSFTDLPWWFWVIELLFVALLFVADTISNIIGVKKFGGSKAGMWGSTIGLLIGPFVIPFAGIIAGPFIGAIIGELIVTRSNLKQAIKVGVGSVVGFLTSVVTKGIIQAVMIIIFFMAI, encoded by the coding sequence ATGGATATTATTGCATGGATACTTATTATCGCACTTTTTATTATTGCGTTTATCGGCTTAGTATATCCAATTATCCCATCCGTCTTATTTTTGCTCGGCGGGTTTATCGTTTATGGGCTATTTTATAGTTTTACCGATTTGCCATGGTGGTTCTGGGTAATTGAGCTATTATTTGTTGCGCTGTTATTTGTGGCAGATACAATCTCGAATATAATCGGAGTAAAAAAATTCGGCGGATCAAAAGCCGGGATGTGGGGAAGCACGATTGGTTTATTGATTGGACCATTTGTTATACCGTTTGCAGGTATTATTGCGGGTCCGTTTATCGGTGCAATTATAGGTGAATTAATTGTGACGCGAAGTAATTTGAAGCAGGCAATTAAAGTCGGTGTTGGTTCAGTTGTAGGATTTTTAACATCGGTCGTCACTAAAGGGATTATTCAAGCAGTAATGATTATCATATTTTTTATGGCTATCTAG
- a CDS encoding DUF1189 family protein, translating into MKISHMQLFIHSLTSPKKLGAYRILSIGKVMQYAFLMITLITAFSFSQFINAGTAEIFGYSEIEQYAQNIQWIVYPIAIVFLFVLNTSIYFIKVSLYALAGLFFIKPMKRRGEYRQIWRTAVFASTWGTLLMIFGNLFIISQTVITLISIFITMFFIIIALTKYPVQK; encoded by the coding sequence ATGAAAATTTCACATATGCAGTTATTCATACATAGTTTAACCAGTCCCAAAAAGCTGGGGGCATACCGGATTCTATCCATCGGTAAAGTGATGCAGTATGCCTTTTTAATGATTACCCTCATTACTGCTTTTTCATTCAGCCAATTTATTAATGCCGGAACAGCCGAAATTTTCGGCTATTCGGAGATTGAACAGTATGCACAAAATATACAGTGGATTGTTTATCCGATCGCCATTGTTTTTTTATTCGTACTGAATACATCCATCTATTTTATTAAAGTAAGTTTATATGCGCTTGCAGGTCTGTTTTTCATTAAACCGATGAAACGACGCGGCGAATACAGACAAATATGGCGTACAGCTGTTTTTGCAAGCACGTGGGGAACATTATTGATGATTTTCGGAAATCTGTTTATAATCTCACAAACTGTTATAACCCTTATCAGTATTTTTATCACAATGTTCTTTATAATTATTGCCTTAACAAAATATCCCGTACAAAAATAA
- the ispG gene encoding flavodoxin-dependent (E)-4-hydroxy-3-methylbut-2-enyl-diphosphate synthase has protein sequence MSEIVHRTKTRPVRVGNLTIGGNNEVVIQSMCTTKTHDVEATVAEIKRLEEAGCQIVRIAVPDERAANAIPEIKRQINIPLVADIHFDYKLALKAIEGGIDKVRINPGNIGRREKVEAVVNAAKAKGIPIRIGVNAGSLERHILEKYGYPTADGMVESALHHIKILEDLDFHDIIVSMKASDVNLAIEAYEKASKAFDYPLHLGITESGTLFAGTVKSAAGLGAILSKGIGNTLRISLSADPVEEIKVARELLKSFGLASNMATLISCPTCGRIEIDLISIANEVEEYISKLNVPLKVAVLGCAVNGPGEAREADIGIAGARGEGLLFMKGKTVRKVPEETMVEELKKEIDKLAAEMVAKREAEAQANATV, from the coding sequence ATGAGTGAAATCGTTCACCGTACGAAAACACGTCCTGTGCGTGTCGGTAACTTAACAATAGGTGGTAATAACGAAGTCGTAATCCAAAGTATGTGTACGACGAAAACACATGATGTAGAAGCAACGGTTGCCGAAATTAAACGTTTAGAAGAGGCAGGTTGTCAAATCGTACGTATTGCAGTACCGGATGAGCGTGCTGCAAATGCAATACCTGAAATAAAAAGACAAATTAATATCCCGTTAGTAGCGGATATTCACTTTGATTACAAATTAGCATTAAAAGCCATCGAGGGTGGCATCGATAAAGTACGTATCAACCCGGGTAACATCGGGCGCCGCGAAAAAGTAGAAGCAGTTGTAAATGCGGCAAAAGCAAAAGGTATACCAATCCGAATCGGTGTTAACGCCGGTTCTTTAGAGCGTCATATTCTTGAAAAGTACGGTTACCCTACTGCAGATGGAATGGTAGAATCTGCATTGCATCACATTAAAATTCTAGAAGACTTGGATTTCCATGACATTATTGTTTCGATGAAAGCATCAGACGTAAACCTGGCAATCGAAGCCTATGAAAAAGCATCAAAAGCATTCGATTACCCGCTGCATTTAGGTATTACAGAATCTGGTACATTATTTGCCGGTACTGTTAAATCAGCTGCCGGTTTAGGTGCGATTTTATCTAAAGGGATCGGTAATACTTTACGTATTTCATTATCTGCAGATCCAGTGGAAGAAATTAAAGTAGCCCGTGAATTATTAAAATCATTCGGCTTGGCATCAAACATGGCGACATTAATTTCTTGCCCGACATGCGGCCGTATCGAAATTGATTTAATTTCAATTGCCAACGAAGTAGAAGAATACATTTCAAAATTGAATGTTCCGTTAAAAGTAGCTGTTTTAGGCTGTGCGGTTAACGGTCCTGGTGAAGCACGTGAAGCAGATATCGGTATTGCCGGTGCACGTGGTGAAGGGCTTTTATTCATGAAAGGTAAAACAGTTCGTAAAGTTCCTGAAGAAACAATGGTGGAAGAACTGAAGAAAGAAATCGATAAATTAGCTGCTGAAATGGTAGCAAAGCGTGAAGCAGAAGCACAAGCAAATGCAACTGTGTAA
- a CDS encoding NlpC/P60 family protein translates to MNAVVKTKIANLHAAPDRHSELIDEALYGMPVEVIEEIDENWVKILTFYRYEGYTLKSNLQVGSEPTVNWVYEANDVVIQSFADVLKAPKIQSENILTLTRGAFIKVVLEAGLDPTWAKVQLVTGEEGYVRSAWIQDRVKVYTTNEEAFRKQVVETAFRYLGTPYRWGGKTPLGIDCSGLVSMAYMLNGAFIYRDAKIEEGFPLRKIEGDNLKPGDLIFFPGHVAMYIGNDEYIHSSLGGNEVNVNSLNLQHDHYREDLATTITEYGSIF, encoded by the coding sequence TTGAATGCCGTTGTGAAAACAAAAATTGCGAATTTACATGCAGCACCAGACCGACATTCTGAGTTAATCGATGAGGCGTTGTACGGAATGCCGGTCGAAGTTATAGAAGAAATTGATGAAAATTGGGTCAAAATCCTAACCTTTTACCGTTACGAAGGCTATACATTAAAATCCAATTTGCAAGTTGGAAGTGAACCGACTGTAAACTGGGTATATGAAGCAAATGATGTCGTTATTCAAAGCTTTGCGGATGTCCTTAAAGCACCAAAAATACAAAGTGAAAATATCCTGACATTGACACGTGGCGCTTTTATCAAAGTTGTTCTGGAGGCCGGGCTTGATCCAACTTGGGCAAAAGTACAGCTTGTAACAGGTGAAGAAGGGTATGTTCGGTCGGCCTGGATTCAGGATCGTGTAAAAGTGTATACGACAAATGAAGAAGCATTCCGCAAGCAAGTAGTGGAAACTGCTTTTCGTTATTTAGGAACACCATACCGATGGGGCGGGAAAACGCCTTTAGGCATTGACTGTTCAGGTCTTGTATCAATGGCATATATGCTGAATGGTGCTTTTATTTACCGTGATGCGAAAATAGAGGAAGGTTTCCCGTTAAGGAAAATAGAAGGCGACAACTTAAAGCCGGGAGATCTGATTTTTTTCCCTGGCCATGTAGCGATGTATATTGGGAATGATGAGTATATCCATTCCTCGCTGGGTGGAAATGAGGTCAATGTAAACAGTCTGAACTTGCAGCATGACCATTACCGTGAAGATTTGGCGACAACGATTACGGAGTACGGCAGTATTTTTTAA
- a CDS encoding serine hydrolase — MHKQLERIIAQCPYKVHGIVEDYNTNEIVLENRNEEIFSSASIIKVPILIAILAHLQKTNGNLNRNYEITPDNMVDFSVLTEQRQTQATLHELLLWMIITSDNTATNVCIDLLGMDAFNDYFKEIGLHNTRVQRKMMDFERQKLGLDNETTAQDMQHLFGQIYRGTLLTKEWNAVALDILSRQRSHESLKRYIVDDVKMAHKTGGLDTVDHDAGIVFTRNRDYFIGVFITEVTDNDKARQTIGTISKIVYDHFTKQEEGID; from the coding sequence ATGCATAAACAACTTGAACGTATTATTGCACAGTGTCCATATAAAGTGCATGGCATTGTAGAAGATTACAATACTAATGAGATTGTATTGGAAAATCGGAACGAGGAAATTTTCAGCAGTGCCAGTATTATTAAAGTGCCGATACTGATCGCTATTTTGGCTCATCTGCAAAAAACGAACGGCAATTTGAATCGCAATTACGAAATCACACCGGATAACATGGTAGATTTCAGTGTTCTAACCGAGCAGAGACAAACGCAAGCTACACTGCACGAGCTGTTACTTTGGATGATCATTACGAGTGACAATACAGCCACAAACGTATGTATTGATCTTTTAGGCATGGATGCATTTAATGATTATTTTAAAGAAATCGGTTTACATAATACTCGGGTCCAGCGAAAGATGATGGATTTTGAACGTCAAAAGCTGGGCCTTGATAATGAAACGACAGCACAGGATATGCAGCACCTTTTCGGGCAAATATATAGAGGTACACTCCTTACAAAAGAGTGGAATGCAGTTGCACTCGATATTTTAAGCAGGCAGCGCAGTCACGAGTCGCTCAAACGCTATATTGTAGATGACGTTAAAATGGCGCATAAAACAGGTGGTCTCGATACGGTCGACCATGATGCTGGCATTGTTTTTACAAGAAATCGAGATTATTTTATCGGGGTTTTCATTACAGAAGTGACCGATAACGACAAAGCGAGACAAACGATCGGCACGATTTCTAAAATCGTCTATGATCATTTTACAAAACAGGAGGAGGGAATCGATTGA
- a CDS encoding LD-carboxypeptidase translates to MAMIIPKSLKKGDTVALISASGATPEHRIERAIQAVEQLGFHVVVGETCRARHGYFGGSDELRAKELNDMFRNPEIDGIFCIRGGYGATRILPMLDLEMIKENPKVFAGYSDVTALHIVFNQQCGFVTYHTPMPSTEFIRPEMDDYTWEYFISSVTNTGWNDYFLENAKGQDMNMVVPGTATGELAGGNLTLVAASLGTPYEIDLKGKILFLEDIDENVQRIDRMLTQLSLSGKLQQPSGILLGAWTDCGPMDLKNTENNLSLDTVFEEILVPLNIPIIKDVTCGHVLPTMSLPLGKTVTIDATNKSIRVVG, encoded by the coding sequence ATGGCAATGATAATCCCAAAATCTTTGAAAAAAGGCGATACTGTCGCATTGATCAGCGCATCGGGAGCAACACCGGAACACCGTATCGAACGGGCAATCCAGGCAGTGGAACAGCTTGGTTTTCATGTAGTTGTAGGAGAAACGTGCAGAGCTCGTCACGGATATTTTGGGGGCAGTGATGAGCTGCGTGCCAAAGAATTGAATGATATGTTCCGAAATCCAGAAATCGACGGTATTTTTTGTATTCGCGGAGGCTATGGCGCGACACGGATTTTACCGATGCTTGATCTGGAGATGATTAAAGAAAACCCGAAAGTATTTGCCGGCTATAGTGATGTGACGGCACTGCACATTGTATTCAATCAGCAATGCGGCTTTGTAACGTACCATACTCCGATGCCGTCGACTGAATTTATCCGTCCAGAAATGGATGACTATACATGGGAGTATTTCATCAGCAGTGTGACAAATACCGGGTGGAATGATTATTTCCTGGAAAATGCAAAAGGCCAGGATATGAACATGGTTGTTCCCGGGACGGCTACAGGTGAATTAGCTGGAGGCAACTTAACCCTTGTTGCAGCATCTTTAGGCACACCGTATGAGATTGATTTAAAAGGTAAAATTCTCTTTTTGGAAGACATCGATGAAAATGTGCAACGAATCGACCGAATGCTGACACAGCTGTCATTGTCGGGGAAACTGCAGCAACCTTCGGGAATTTTGCTCGGTGCTTGGACGGATTGCGGACCAATGGATTTAAAAAATACAGAAAATAATTTAAGTTTGGATACAGTATTTGAAGAGATTTTAGTGCCGTTGAATATTCCAATCATAAAAGATGTAACATGTGGTCATGTACTGCCGACGATGTCATTGCCGCTCGGTAAAACCGTAACAATCGATGCGACAAATAAATCTATTCGGGTTGTAGGTTAA
- a CDS encoding oligopeptide/dipeptide ABC transporter ATP-binding protein — translation MTNLNKEKLIEVKNIDIVFGQGKKQFKAVDNVSFDIYKGETFGLVGESGSGKTTIGRAIMRINPITNGEILFHGKPINGRISSAWDREITQKIQMIFQDPGASLNERAKVDYIVSEGLINNKRYGNEQERIDKVKKALLEVGLLPEFASRFPHEFSGGQRQRIGIARALVMEPEFIVADEPISALDVSIRAQVLNLLSSLQEHRELTYLFIAHDLSIVRFITDRTAVIYKGKIVELGETEKLFNNPLHPYTKALLAAVPEPNPLKERRKKLQVYDPTVHQYEMDPPEFVEIEEGHFVLANQEEQAQYRAVLAGSGV, via the coding sequence ATGACTAATCTAAATAAAGAAAAACTGATTGAAGTAAAAAATATTGATATTGTTTTTGGACAAGGCAAAAAACAGTTCAAAGCGGTAGACAACGTGAGCTTCGATATATATAAAGGGGAAACATTCGGACTTGTAGGGGAGTCGGGGTCAGGAAAAACGACAATCGGCCGTGCGATTATGCGCATTAATCCGATAACAAACGGAGAAATCCTATTCCATGGAAAACCGATCAATGGCCGTATTTCCAGTGCATGGGACCGTGAAATTACACAAAAGATCCAAATGATTTTCCAGGACCCGGGTGCTTCTTTAAATGAACGGGCAAAGGTTGACTATATTGTTTCAGAAGGTCTGATCAATAATAAAAGGTACGGCAATGAGCAGGAGCGAATCGATAAAGTAAAAAAAGCTTTACTGGAAGTCGGACTGCTGCCGGAATTTGCTTCACGTTTCCCGCATGAGTTTTCGGGCGGGCAGCGTCAACGGATCGGTATTGCCAGAGCACTAGTGATGGAACCGGAGTTTATTGTAGCGGATGAACCGATATCTGCGCTGGACGTTTCCATCCGTGCCCAAGTATTGAACTTATTGTCCAGCTTACAGGAGCATCGTGAGTTAACGTATTTATTTATTGCCCATGACCTGTCGATTGTGCGCTTCATAACAGATCGTACGGCGGTGATATACAAGGGGAAAATCGTTGAACTGGGTGAAACGGAAAAGCTGTTCAACAATCCGTTGCATCCTTACACGAAAGCATTACTGGCTGCTGTTCCGGAACCGAATCCGTTAAAAGAACGCAGAAAAAAGCTGCAAGTGTATGATCCGACTGTCCATCAGTATGAAATGGATCCACCTGAATTTGTTGAAATTGAAGAAGGACATTTCGTATTGGCCAATCAAGAAGAGCAGGCACAATATCGGGCGGTGCTTGCCGGAAGTGGAGTGTAG
- a CDS encoding ABC transporter ATP-binding protein, protein MEQEKILSIENLVIKFKLRGQTLTAIRDISLDLYKGESLAIVGESGSGKSVLVKSIMGLLDKNGYIANGQIHFDGHDLSKFKTEADWLKVRGKKIAMVTQDPMTSLNPLKTIGKQIEESVVLHQGLKGKEAYEKTLQLLRDVGIHDVARRYKQYPHEFSGGMRQRIVIAIAVACNPQILICDEPTTALDVTIQAQILQLLTNLQEKYLLTTIYITHDLGVVAKVADRIAVMYAGDIIEVGQTEEVFFDAKHPYTWALISSLPQLGNKGEELYSIKGTPPNLFKEIKGDAFAPRNQYALKIDFVERPPFFKVTDTHYARTWLLDPKAPKVEPPEVLQAFFAEGRQYAND, encoded by the coding sequence ATGGAACAGGAAAAAATATTATCCATCGAAAATCTAGTCATAAAATTTAAACTGCGTGGACAAACCTTGACGGCTATCCGTGATATTTCGCTCGATTTATATAAAGGAGAAAGCCTTGCAATTGTAGGGGAATCAGGTTCAGGAAAATCCGTATTAGTAAAATCAATCATGGGTCTCCTTGATAAAAACGGCTATATTGCAAATGGACAAATTCACTTTGACGGCCATGATTTATCGAAATTTAAAACAGAGGCAGACTGGCTGAAGGTCCGCGGCAAAAAAATTGCCATGGTGACACAAGACCCGATGACATCACTGAATCCGCTGAAAACAATCGGCAAACAGATCGAAGAAAGTGTCGTACTGCACCAAGGATTAAAAGGGAAAGAAGCATATGAAAAAACATTGCAGCTGCTGCGTGATGTTGGGATCCATGATGTGGCGCGCCGCTATAAGCAATACCCGCATGAATTTTCCGGTGGGATGCGTCAGCGGATCGTAATTGCGATTGCTGTTGCCTGCAATCCGCAAATCCTGATTTGTGATGAACCGACAACAGCCTTGGATGTAACGATCCAGGCACAAATCCTGCAGCTGTTAACAAATTTGCAGGAGAAGTATTTGCTGACGACGATTTACATTACGCATGATTTAGGGGTTGTTGCGAAAGTCGCGGACCGGATTGCAGTTATGTATGCAGGGGATATTATCGAAGTTGGACAAACAGAGGAAGTATTTTTCGATGCGAAACATCCGTACACATGGGCTTTGATTTCGTCACTTCCACAATTGGGCAATAAAGGCGAAGAACTGTATTCAATCAAAGGCACACCACCGAATTTATTTAAAGAGATTAAGGGGGATGCGTTTGCACCTCGGAATCAATATGCACTCAAAATCGACTTTGTTGAACGTCCACCTTTTTTCAAAGTGACCGATACCCACTATGCCCGCACATGGCTGCTTGATCCGAAGGCACCGAAAGTAGAGCCTCCTGAAGTGTTGCAAGCCTTTTTCGCAGAAGGGAGACAATATGCAAATGACTAA
- a CDS encoding ABC transporter permease, whose protein sequence is MGIFTKEIQNISEKSTEQLHDHMFDFAAVDDAKAEETAYSNYSYWRSTFRSFRKNKIAVFLLVFVIVLIAFTFVQPYLPDQKSPTQIYLNPDTGMQDRNVAPNDEYIFGTNSIGQDLWSRIWEGTRTSLFIGFAVAIIEVLIGFTVGALWGYSRKLEAPITQLYNIVDNIPTTIVLILMAYILRPGISTIIIAMCITGWVEMARFLRNQIVILRDREYNLASKTLGTPGYKIILKNLLPYLISVIMLRMSLAVPAAIGAEVFLTYIGLGLPVSEPSLGNLINEGRVLMMSPDLRYQLIFPSIVLSVITIAFYIIGNAFADAADPKNHV, encoded by the coding sequence ATGGGAATTTTTACGAAAGAGATTCAGAATATTTCGGAAAAATCAACAGAGCAGCTGCATGATCACATGTTTGACTTTGCCGCTGTCGATGATGCAAAAGCGGAAGAAACAGCTTATTCTAATTACTCTTATTGGCGTTCGACCTTCCGCTCCTTCAGGAAAAATAAAATTGCTGTATTTTTACTTGTCTTTGTCATTGTCTTGATTGCATTTACATTTGTCCAACCTTATTTGCCAGATCAAAAATCACCCACTCAAATTTATTTGAATCCGGACACTGGAATGCAGGACCGGAATGTTGCTCCTAATGATGAATATATCTTTGGAACAAACTCCATCGGTCAGGATTTATGGTCCCGAATTTGGGAAGGAACAAGAACTTCTTTATTTATCGGTTTTGCTGTAGCGATTATTGAAGTTCTGATCGGTTTTACAGTGGGGGCATTATGGGGTTACTCGCGGAAACTCGAGGCACCGATTACTCAGCTGTACAATATCGTGGATAATATTCCGACAACGATTGTACTCATTTTAATGGCGTATATTTTGCGACCAGGCATATCGACGATCATTATCGCCATGTGTATAACGGGATGGGTTGAAATGGCGCGCTTCCTGAGAAATCAGATTGTCATACTGCGTGACCGTGAGTATAATCTGGCATCCAAAACTTTAGGAACACCCGGCTATAAAATCATCTTGAAAAACCTGCTCCCATATTTAATTTCAGTCATAATGCTACGAATGAGTTTAGCGGTCCCGGCTGCAATTGGTGCAGAAGTATTTTTAACATATATCGGACTCGGATTGCCGGTAAGTGAGCCATCATTAGGTAACTTGATCAATGAAGGACGCGTACTGATGATGTCACCGGATTTACGTTATCAGCTTATTTTCCCAAGTATCGTGCTAAGTGTCATTACGATCGCCTTTTATATTATCGGGAATGCATTTGCTGATGCGGCAGATCCGAAAAATCACGTTTAA
- a CDS encoding ABC transporter permease, giving the protein MLKYIAKRFAQSILTLFIIVTIVFSLLRLMPDEGYLGAAAEKMSPEQQEIYLTNLGLRDPLLVQLKNFYIDLIQGDLGKSITYRTDVPVLDIIQDKMMYSILFGLGAVALSLLVGVPLGILMAQFKGRWLDRLGTGYIVIVVAVPAMVYFLMIQMYISELFNLPMLFDEYNPRSFILPLICLALGPIASYAMWMRRYMVDELNKDYIKLARAKGVTERTIMFRHVMRNAFIPMAQYLPATILFTITGSIYIESLFSIPGMGGLLVDAIQRQDNNVVQGLVLVFSSLGIIGLILGDLLMAIVDPRIKLGKGDSVR; this is encoded by the coding sequence TTGTTAAAGTATATTGCGAAACGATTCGCGCAATCGATATTGACGTTATTTATCATCGTGACAATAGTTTTCTCCCTGTTACGATTAATGCCTGATGAAGGCTATTTAGGCGCAGCAGCAGAAAAAATGTCGCCGGAACAGCAGGAAATTTATTTAACGAATCTGGGCTTACGGGATCCGTTATTAGTCCAACTTAAAAACTTCTACATCGACCTTATTCAAGGCGATCTAGGAAAATCGATTACATACCGTACAGATGTACCAGTACTTGACATTATTCAGGATAAAATGATGTATTCTATATTGTTCGGATTAGGAGCTGTCGCACTATCCTTATTAGTTGGTGTACCGCTGGGCATTTTGATGGCTCAGTTTAAAGGGCGCTGGCTCGACAGGCTGGGCACAGGCTATATCGTTATAGTAGTAGCAGTACCGGCAATGGTATATTTCCTTATGATTCAAATGTATATTTCGGAGTTGTTCAACTTGCCGATGCTGTTTGATGAATACAATCCGCGTAGTTTTATTTTACCGTTAATTTGTTTGGCGCTTGGTCCGATTGCTTCTTATGCAATGTGGATGCGACGCTATATGGTGGATGAGCTGAACAAGGATTATATTAAGCTGGCTCGTGCAAAAGGTGTGACAGAACGTACGATTATGTTCCGCCATGTGATGAGAAATGCGTTCATCCCGATGGCGCAATATTTACCTGCAACGATTTTATTTACGATTACCGGTTCGATTTATATTGAATCATTATTTTCAATTCCAGGTATGGGTGGATTGCTCGTAGATGCAATCCAGCGCCAGGATAACAATGTCGTACAAGGTTTAGTGCTTGTATTTTCTTCACTAGGGATCATTGGTTTAATTTTAGGGGACTTACTGATGGCAATTGTTGACCCTCGAATTAAACTAGGGAAAGGGGACAGTGTACGCTAA